Proteins encoded within one genomic window of Ptiloglossa arizonensis isolate GNS036 chromosome 3, iyPtiAriz1_principal, whole genome shotgun sequence:
- the LOC143144196 gene encoding carboxylic ester hydrolase → MMGQGNFLWLALSCICLLYFAAAEVHVPMVKIKNGTLSGLIMETRRGREFTGFQGIPYALPPLGEYRFEPPKPSTAWSGIRSAQEDANICTQRNIYTYQEEIVGDEDCLYLNVYTPKLPAENDEAKGGYPVMIWLHGCGWICGAGHSAFYSPKFLLDHDVVLITVNYRLGPLGFLSTEDIECPGNNGLKDQAQSIRWVHENIAAFGGDPNRVTIFGESAGGASVHYHMMSNLTKGLFHRAISQSGNGYCPWALMRPGSAKKNAIKVADLLGCASRDSKKMVACLRTKNALDIIGTDRAFQEFGYCPMIPFRPVIEPVHPGAILTEDPAVASKHGRLLDIPWMTGITSEEGSIVVPGLYTRHNGKLIKKLNNDFLNIAPVTLLFGQTCPKEKTKHVASEIRKFYFGKAPIDNSTRFNVINMYSDAWFSHAAHSSVRDYLKTQSSPVYYYYLAYRGSASFSIIFGDPSNDYGVSHADELQYLFPVGEQLFQHIPLSEKDQEMVDTITTLWFNFADSGNPTPKVSKEVPIKWKPVRTSSLEYLRIGQDDIRMAKNLNSERMGFWERLPIRPDLDDVDSQQRKDEL, encoded by the exons ATGATGGGACAGGGGAACTTCCTGTGGCTCGCATTGAGCTGCATTTGTCTGCTCTATTTCGCTGCAGCCGAGGTCCATGTACCgatggtgaaaataaaaaacgGCACGTTGTCAGGCTTGATCATGGAAACCAGACGCGGGAGAGAGTTCACGGGTTTCCAGGGAATTCCTTACGCGCTACCACCTCTTGGAGAATACAGATTTGAG CCTCCAAAACCATCGACAGCATGGAGCGGAATTCGTTCGGCTCAAGAGGACGCCAACATATGCACGCAGAGAAACATCTACACTTATCAAGAAGAAATCGTCGGTGACGAGGATTGCCTTTATTTGAACGTCTACACGCCGAAATTGCCCGCAGAAAATGACGAAGCGAAAGGAGGATATCCCGTTATGATTTGGCTCCACGGTTGCGGCTGGATTTGCGGCGCTGGACATTCCGCCTTTTACAGTCCAAAATTCTTGCTAGACCACGATGTGGTTCTAATCACCGTGAACTACAG ACTTGGACCACTGGGATTCTTGAGCACGGAGGACATTGAGTGTCCTGGAAACAATGGGCTCAAGGATCAAGCGCAATCCATACGATGGGTGCACGAAAACATCGCTGCCTTCGGCGGTGATCCTAATCGAGTGACTATCTTTGGCGAAAGCGCCGGAGGCGCTAGTGTTCATTACCATATGATGAGTAATTTAACAAAAG GATTGTTCCATCGAGCGATCTCGCAAAGTGGAAACGGTTATTGTCCCTGGGCCTTGATGAGACCAGGCTCGGCCAAAAAGAACGCGATAAAGGTGGCCGATCTACTGGGTTGTGCATCGAGAGATTCGAAGAAGATGGTCGCTTGTTTGCGTACGAAAAACGCCTTAGACATCATCGGTACCGATCGAGCTTTCCAG GAATTTGGTTACTGTCCAATGATACCGTTCAGACCAGTGATTGAACCTGTTCATCCTGGTGCTATCTTGACCGAGGATCCTGCAGTTGCATCGAAACACGGCCGCTTGTTGGACATACCGTGGATGACAGGAATCACGTCCGAAGAAGGATCCATTGTAGTACCAG GACTATATACAAGACACAATGGAAAATTGATCAAGAAATTGAACAACGATTTCCTGAACATCGCTCCTGTAACGCTGCTTTTCGGACAGACGTGCCCCAaagagaaaacgaaacacgTGGCGTCCGAAatacgaaaattttatttcggcaAGGCCCCGATCGACAATTCCACGCGATTCAATGTCATCAAT ATGTACAGCGATGCTTGGTTCTCTCACGCCGCTCATTCTTCGGTACGCGATTACCTGAAAACGCAGTCGTCTCCAGTATATTATTACTACTTGGCCTATCGGGGAAGCGCATCGTTCAGCATTATATTCGGCGATCCTTCTAACGATTACGGTGTGTCTCACGCTGATGAACTTCAATACTTGTTTCCCGTTGGCGAGCAACTGTTCCAGCATATACCGTTGAGCGAAAAGGatcaagaaatggtcgacaccATAACAACCCTTTGGTTCAACTTTGCCGATTCAGG CAATCCCACGCCCAAAGTATCGAAGGAAGTACCGATCAAATGGAAGCCGGTTAGAACAAGTTCCCTCGAGTACCTTCGCATAGGACAAGACGATATTCGAATGGCAAAGAATCTCAACTCGGAGAGAATGGGCTTCTGGGAACGATTGCCGATACGGCCGGATTTGGACGATGTCGACAGCCAGCAACGAAAAGACGAATTGTAA